The genomic DNA TGAAACCTGTGCCTTCGATCTGGTAGGGGCAGAGTTTATACGTGATGTAGAACCTGGAGAAATGCTTATCTTTGAAGAGGGGAAAGAACCTGTTTCAGAACAGGTTTTCGAACCGGATTTCCACCCTTGTGCTTTTGAATATATCTACTTTGCCAGACCAGACTCTATCATCGATGGTAAAAATGTGTATGAAATGCGTTTAGAAATGGGAAAAAGACTCGCTCAAGAGACTCCTGCGGATGTGGATCTTGTGCTTCCTGTCCCTGATTCGGGTGTAGCTGCTGCCAAGGGCTATGCAGATGGTCTGGGTGTCCCTTTTGAGATGGGTATCGTACGTAACCACTATGTAGGACGTACCTTTATTGAACCGACACAGGAGATACGTGACCTGAAGGTCAAACTGAAGCTCTCTCCGGTCAAACATCTGATAGAAGGGAAAAGAGTAGCCATCATTGATGACTCTCTGGTACGTGGTACGACGTCTAAACAGATCGTACGTATGCTTAAAGAGGCAGGTGCAAAAGAGGTACATATGCGTATTGCTGCACCTGAGATCAAATATCCATGCCGTTATGGTATCGATACTCCAACAAAAGTCGAGTTGATCTCTACAAAATACACACCAGAAGAGATCGCCGATAAAATTGATGCGGACTCACTAGGTTTTCTCTCTATTGAAGGGTTAAAAGAGTCGCTTGGAACGGAAAGACACTACTCTTTGGTAAGCTTTGATGGAAACTATTTTGCAGGGGGTAATGCAGATAGCCCAGGGTGTGCCGGAGGCTGTTAGATCTATTTAGAAAGAGTGCATTAAGATATTTGCACTCTACTTCTTTCGTCCCTCTTTTTCAACGATCCCACTCATACCAAATCTTCTGGCCAACTCTTGTTTGACTCTGTCCGGAGAGATTTCTCTATATCCTAACCCTACCAGTGTATGGTAGAGAAGGTCAGCAGATTCATAGATGACTTGTTCATCACTCTCTTCGTTAATAGCAACACAGACTTCGTCTGCCTCTTCACGGATCTTAGAGAGCATGAGTGCTTTATCATCTAAAAGTTTTTTTGTCCATGACTTAGCTTCTTCAGGAGCATTTTTACGTTCTAATATCGTATGGTAGAGGGTATCTACGACACCGTAGATAGCGTCCGTATCTACCTCTTGGTCCAAAACGATTTTATCTTGCATCACAGAAGTAAAGAAACAGCTCTTACGTCCTGTATGACAGGCTACACCATTTTGTTTGATCTTTAGTATCACAGTGTCTGCATCACAATCAAGAAGCACATCTTTGACTTCCTGGGTATGGTTAGAGCTTTCACCTTTTTTCCATATACGTTGTTTACTTCGGCTGAAGTAGTGGGCATATCCTGTAGAGAGAGTAAGCTTGTACGCTTCTTCATTCATGTATGCGAGCATAAGCACTTCATTGCTCTCATGATCTTGAGCTATAGCAGGGATGAGGGGGTTTTTATTCCAATCTATTTGCATATGAGAATCTCCATCAGGAAAATATTTGGTCGTATTATAACTATAGTATACATTGGGAGAGCTTTTTTACCTCTATGGGTCAGCAGAAACAGATCATTAAATTAAGAAATCTTTTAGGATAAATGTCTGATTTTTGAATTATAATGTCACTCCAAATAAGAAAAGCCAAGGAGCTTTTATGCACATTTTTTTCAACCCATTTCATACTCTATGATACAGATCAGTACACATATATCTTGTGATCCTTTATTCGAGAATATAGAGATAGAAAATAAACTTTTACCCAGTCAATATAAAGATTATCCCTATCTCATTATTAAAAACTTTTTTTCCAAAGAAGCATGTGAAGAACTGGCTTTTTTAGTACAAGAGGATGAGAAAACAAAGCGAAAAGCAAAGGTAAAAAAAGAGGTGATCACGGGTATTGTTCAAGCGGATATTGTGGAAGAGTATAGAAAGACCAATATTTATAAGTTGGATACCTTTTATCAAAACTACTATGATGAGCAATTCAGTAAGTATAAACCGATCATAGAAGAGTACTTTACTGTTGCATTGACACTATCAACAGATGTACAGGTACTGGAATACAAAAAGGGTTTTTTCTATGTGAAGCATGCAGATGATTCAAGTGAAATTATTGATAAAGATGAACAAACGATAGGGTTTAAGGTGGTAGCACCGCAGAGAAAACTTTCAACCGTATTGTTTGCCACAAGTCATGTGAGTAATGCAGATGAAAGAGTTCAGAGTTTTTCTGGTGGGGAATTGATGTTTAATTATCTTTATGATAAAGGTGGAGAAGCTGTTAAGATCAAACCAGAAGCGGGGGACATGATCATTTTTCCAAGTAACCCATATTTTTCACATGAAGTGTTACCTGTTGAAGAGGGGTATAGACTTACTTTAGTACAGTGGCATGATGCGATATAGGATATCGTATAATTGCTATGATGGAAGATGAAAAGAGGAGAATGAAGTGGGAGAGAAATATGGTGGAGTTTTCCACCATACTATATGGGTTATTGTTGTCCCATTAGACGTTGCTTTTCTTTACCTTTTGCATCTACCCAGATGTTTGGTACAGCACCACCAGGTGTAAGGAATATCTGTGCATCTTTGTTGACTTTAAGCGCTTCATTGAATTTATTTTGTGTTTTGATCTGTTCTAGTTGGAGAAGCTCAGGACTTAATGAGTCAGAGATTAATCTGTTGGCCTTAGCCTGTTCTTCTGCTTCGATACGAATTTTGTCAGCTTCACCCTGTGCTTCGATACGGTTT from Sulfurovum xiamenensis includes the following:
- the purF gene encoding amidophosphoribosyltransferase, with product MCAIVGVFGAKKASTVAYYSLFSMQHRGQEATGISAANGKRIATYKKRGMVSDVFSQDILDSLDGRCAVGHNRYSTAGSESAGDAQPVFAKYKLGEISVVHNGNLVNKHEVRNELIDRGAIFQTDMDTENIIHLIAKSQKDSLVDRIKDMLTKIEGAYCLAIQSRSKMFVIRDRFGIRPLSLGKLSDGGYIVASETCAFDLVGAEFIRDVEPGEMLIFEEGKEPVSEQVFEPDFHPCAFEYIYFARPDSIIDGKNVYEMRLEMGKRLAQETPADVDLVLPVPDSGVAAAKGYADGLGVPFEMGIVRNHYVGRTFIEPTQEIRDLKVKLKLSPVKHLIEGKRVAIIDDSLVRGTTSKQIVRMLKEAGAKEVHMRIAAPEIKYPCRYGIDTPTKVELISTKYTPEEIADKIDADSLGFLSIEGLKESLGTERHYSLVSFDGNYFAGGNADSPGCAGGC
- the hisIE gene encoding bifunctional phosphoribosyl-AMP cyclohydrolase/phosphoribosyl-ATP diphosphatase HisIE, giving the protein MQIDWNKNPLIPAIAQDHESNEVLMLAYMNEEAYKLTLSTGYAHYFSRSKQRIWKKGESSNHTQEVKDVLLDCDADTVILKIKQNGVACHTGRKSCFFTSVMQDKIVLDQEVDTDAIYGVVDTLYHTILERKNAPEEAKSWTKKLLDDKALMLSKIREEADEVCVAINEESDEQVIYESADLLYHTLVGLGYREISPDRVKQELARRFGMSGIVEKEGRKK
- a CDS encoding 2OG-Fe(II) oxygenase is translated as MIQISTHISCDPLFENIEIENKLLPSQYKDYPYLIIKNFFSKEACEELAFLVQEDEKTKRKAKVKKEVITGIVQADIVEEYRKTNIYKLDTFYQNYYDEQFSKYKPIIEEYFTVALTLSTDVQVLEYKKGFFYVKHADDSSEIIDKDEQTIGFKVVAPQRKLSTVLFATSHVSNADERVQSFSGGELMFNYLYDKGGEAVKIKPEAGDMIIFPSNPYFSHEVLPVEEGYRLTLVQWHDAI